From Sebaldella sp. S0638, the proteins below share one genomic window:
- a CDS encoding type II toxin-antitoxin system RelB/DinJ family antitoxin: MMSTGKAANKGKKNENKTTSKDGTLQIRIDKNLKNRTQKTLNSMGLDFTTAIVLFFNKVNNEQAIPFTITADGFHSSLNKEFLLKSIDQAKAGRVVEKTLEELEALEDE; encoded by the coding sequence ATGATGAGTACAGGTAAAGCAGCTAATAAAGGTAAAAAAAATGAAAATAAAACAACATCAAAAGATGGAACTTTACAAATACGTATAGATAAAAATTTAAAAAATAGAACACAAAAAACTTTAAATTCAATGGGTTTAGATTTTACAACAGCAATAGTACTTTTTTTTAATAAAGTAAATAATGAACAGGCTATACCATTTACTATAACTGCTGATGGATTTCACAGCAGCCTGAATAAAGAATTTTTATTAAAATCAATTGATCAGGCTAAAGCTGGTAGAGTAGTTGAAAAAACATTAGAAGAACTCGAGGCTTTAGAAGATG